tggtggttgttgctgttgagttgtcaactgttgctgttgttgttgttgttgctgttgaatgATGAGCGAACGGaagttttgctgttgttggggTGCTAGTGCCACTACGGTTTGTTGTGATGGTGCGACGACCTTCTGTTGTTGCTGAAGTTGATACTGCtgcaactgttgttgttgttgctgctgctgtatttGTTGTTGCACCATCGATACATGTTGCTGTGGCAGCTGCGTCTGAACGGacgattgttgctgctgttgtaagACTAccccttgttgttgttgaagtgGCAACTGTATTGGTCGCGTCTGTGGTGGCCGGAACTGCAATACGATCGGTTGCTGTGTTTGAGCTTTCTGTACCGTCCCCAGTTTGGTCTGTTCGACATCGACCTTGGCAGGAATAATGGCGCGTGAACCACTCGCCAGACCAGCAGCGTTAGATACCACGGTCGCTATTTTCGCCTGCTGACCAGCATTTGTTGGCTTCGCAGCCGATACTGGATCCGGTTTCCGTTTGATCGTAAACTTGTTGCCACTCTCCGCGTACAGCACCGAGTACATTGTCGTACCGCTCGATACGGTTTTAATCGGTGCCGCTTCGAATTTAATTTCCTGCGGTGTGGTGATGTTAACGATGCGCGGTGTTGTCGGCACGCAGCTGTTCTTTATAATTGGCTGCGTTAGGAGCGGTGTGTTAGCCACGTTCGGTGGTATCATCGCGCTCTTACCGTTGCCTGCAGTCGGAGCTACCGTACCGGTCGGTCGATTCGCGAGTGATTCTGCGTGTATGATGGTGGGACCAACACGGGCCGGTAGCACGTTCCGTATGAGGCCGGAGTTGATCTTGTTCGCATTCGGACGTATGACCACGTCGGCCATATTGCCCGGGAATGCCATGCGCGATTGTTGCGACTGCATGATCGGCATCTGCTGCGGTACCTTCGCCGCGACTGCTTGCTGCTGCGTGGGGAGCTTTTGTGGTTGCattatttgctgctgttggagcTGTTGCCGGCGCTGAGCAATTTgtaactgttgctgctgcctttGCTGTGCTAGCTCGTGTTGCTTTTGCAAGCTATCCTGCTGCTCCACCAGCTGTGTGTTCTCCCTTAAGTACTCTAAGGTATCCTGTTGCTGCTTCCGAACTTGCACTACATTCGGTACCGGTTGCGACATGATCGGATTTTGAAACGtcagctgctgttgttgcttttgctgtttgtgctgctgctgttgcagctggAACATTGGCTGTTGTGGCATCTGCAGTTGTGGCTGCTCTACTGTTTCCTGCTTAATGGGGACGGTTTGTTGCAGCGGAAGGGATTTTTGAGCGCGAACCGGTGCACCACTCATAATCTTTTGACCCGACAACATTTGCGTGCCGGCCATCGGTAGGGGTGGCTGTTGTTGCGTCGGGTTAAGAACCTGTGATTGCAGCTgcattggtttttgttgctgtagaggttgttgttgtagtagCTGTGCCGGTTTTggcgtttgctgttgttgcatcAATTGCTGCGGTGGTTGCTGTGTCGGTAGCAAGAACTGCTGAGATTGCAATTCCGACTGTGGTTTTAATTTCAacagtgtttttatttgcttcggTTGCTGCCTTGGTTGCTTGACTGTTGGTTGCTGTACCAATTGTTTCTGTTGTAGCTGTAGTGAAACCTGCTGCTGtggtatttgtttgctttgttgctgttgactTTGATACTGTAGCGTtgcctgttgttgctgttgctggggtTGAAACTGTTGCAACTGCTGCTTTCGTTGCTGACTTTGCTGCAGCACCTGCTGCTTGTGTTGTTCCTGATGTGCTGGTACCTGTTGCATCGTCAAcctttgctgttgctgggatACGTTTGCAATGTTCTGTTTAAACATCTGTCCCTTCTTCGGTTGTTGTGCCAGTTGTGAACATTGCTGCAGTGGTAGCGATTGTTGCAGCTGCTTCTTTTGCTGCAGCTTCAATGATTGTGCTTGCTTTTGCTGCAGCACCTGTttcggttgttgctgttcttGCTTTATCggcttttgtttctgtttcgctTGATTGCGTTTCTTCCGCTCCTGTGGGGCCGACTGCAGCTGGTGTTGTTCCGGTTGACGCGGCTTCGTCTTGCGCAgcacctttttcttttcctgcagCACCAATTTAACATGCTCAGCCGATgccggtgttttgtttgctggtttcggtttgtttgtcgcCTTGGAGCAACAGGGCGCGGACGGTGGCACGAGAGCGATCGGTTTAGGCTCGGTGGGCGTTTGCACGGTAACGACGGGGGGTGGGAAGATGCAGGGCAGTATCGAATAGGCCGACTTTGACAGGCCGGAATTGCACTTGAAGTCATCGACGAAGGCCGCACCTTCCTCGATCAGATCCATCAAGCTATTGGGCGTTGTGCCGGTACTACCGCTTGTACTGGCACCGCCCTCtgccccaccaccacccggcTGGTTCGGTGCACACTTGCATATGTCCGCATACACGGGTCGGGACCGGATGAACGTGCAGATGCTCTTGTAGcactgcagcagcaaccgtaGCTGCGTGTTTTCCCGATACTGCAGCAAACCCTTGCAGAAGCGACATGCCGGTTTCAGTTTCTTGTGTTTGCCAACGCACACCCGACAGATGTGATGCTGGCAGTCGCCCGTCGATGGGCTGTGCGGTTCCACCAGCAGCTTGCAGCATACCGCACAGCTCAGGCTTTTGCGCAGGTAGGGTAACAGACGATTGAGATCCTGCAGCTCGGCCACAATGTCACCCTGGAAGACGAGCCGCGACGTGGTGATGTATAGTGAGGTCGGATTCATTGCACTGTCTGCTGTCTGACGGCCCGGGTTCGCCACCAAACGGAGCGACGCATCTAGCTGACTTCAATTATCAAAACAATACGCAGCGCGACCAACCAGCGGGTCCGGGTTGTGATTGACGGGGGGGTCTTCTTTTTTGGGCTGTTTTATTTAAGCAGACTGGCGCTTTCGATTGTTGCAATTACACCACGGACGCACTCGTCACTGGAATAGTTTTGGTAAACGGGAATATCTTGATACACAGCACCACAAAAATCCAATCAAATAAAGTAAGCGTAATAAATGTTTGACATCTTGCTTGGCCTATGCGGTGCTTGGCTATATGGCGCAGTTGTCTTTTCCAGCATATACACTGCTCGAAAAGGCACGCCAGCATTCCACCCTCTGCTAGAAATGTGCACGGAAGGTACACAGACTGCTGTACGACGTAAcgcatttttatgttttaatttaaaaaaaaaagcattgagAAATaagttttcaatattttacttaTTATATTGTATTATGTTGTTCTTCAACAATAAACGAAGATATAATAACTACAttacaaatattacaaaacattCTTTGAGCTCTCGGAAATGCTCGTATTGGCGTGAGCACTTGAACCATGCCGTATAAACCAAAGCACAACGcctttgtttggttgtttttttataatgaaGACATTTACAAGCTAATGTAACAAATAACATTATTTCTACCATGTAGTTTTCATAAAACTACACGGACTAAAAAAGCACTTTCGCTACATCATGCGTATGAGATGTTTTTAATacgtttttaaaaatataaattaagcAAAGAACATGTTTTGGCGTAGCACAACATTCTCTCTTGGACCGATTTTACGTGTACAGAATTCCAATATGTGCTGGAAGTAAAATATTTCAGCGTTTTATGTGTAACAAAATCATTATACTGCACGGATTCATTGTATAGTCGCTTAATGCAACACGGCGGACAATGGGACACAAATACCtcccaaaaaataaacacaggTACGCTGTTCCATCACTAAACCGACCGGAAATGTTTCCCTTTTGTAACCAAACCATACCTCATTCTGTTTGCGTATTGTATTCGATATTACCTTTGTCTTTTGCTTTATAATGGAACACCACGTTCTATGATAGCTGCACCATCATACTGTTGCTGAGATGATAAACAATAAACCGTTTAAAAActccttttttgttgggtgtAGCAAATAAACATGCTCCCCCACCAGCCCAGCACGGAAGCTACAGCGGACGGCTTGCACttgagtgtttttgtttggtattgtTGACATTTCCTTGAGCGCGTTGTCTTCACATGACAGTTTGCGTAATAATTGGGCTCTCGTTCCAGCGGTCCAGAACAATTCACAGCCTACTGTACCAGCAACCCGTTGTACACAATCCGCCCGGTTTATCTtatcagcattttttttagtccacgTACAACAGGAAACACGATTAACAAAGCGTCGATTGGGTTGGTTCGCAGCAGACGTTGCATTTGGAACTAGTCGTATGGGAAGCATTCCAACATTTGCATTTGGTGATTTTAAGTGAAACTGTTACTGGCAACTGCAGCAAAGAAGCGAATACAAAATGAGTGCACCGACAAAAACCCTCCAACCGTGCATCCCATTGCCGTTGGGTGAAGCTCAGCTGCTAGATTTGGTGGAAAAGGCGAAAGATTGGGCCATCATGCACGGGGCAGCGATGCGGTCCAAGCAAGATTTTAACCCGGATGCACTACTGGTAAAGTCGAACGATCCGTTCCGGATACACAACTGGATAGTGGCACGCAACAAgtgtatttaatttgtttcgatTTAGTTCGCACCGTTCATTCTAACACCATCCTCCTTCCCGCGGAAAGAGTTCCTGAAGGCGGTGAATCTGCAGCCGCTACTGAACGAGCTGATTCATGCCGTCGCCCACGATAGCCAGTTTCTGCTGAGTACGCTCAGCTCCACGGAGAAGGTCGATGAATTCACCCGCTCGCTGATCACCATCTACCGGACGGTGCTGTCCGAGGGTATTGCACAGGTAAGCGCGTACAAATAACTCTTGTGCCGGACACAAAACCTTAACTCGCATTGCAGCAATACGTTCATAGCGGGTGTCTGCTGTAATTGGTAGCGTACACAAAAATGGCCGGTTGCATAGCAGCAGTGAAGAATGATACACATGACGATGTTCTGTAGCATTTAATGGTGCGTATAGGGGTTAGTTTAGTCATTTGTTGAAGATTCTAAACGTCTAAAAACGTAAAAAGTGCAGTGTAATTCGTAGTCCAGTCTTGACAGTACAAAACATTAATGTAGAAGGGGTTTTGTCGATCAAAAGTTCTTCGTAATGTGAACTTATTTACCAGATTGCATGTTGTAACTATTTCATAGTTATTCTACTCGCTATATCTCTTCTCTTACACATTTTGGAGGTGTGAATTGGTATGCGGTAGAAGTTCCTGTACCTACTGGCTGACTACTTTTCCTACTGGTAGAAAGTTTTCTTCTTGTCTCGCCTCGTTGTTTCTTGAAGTGCAGGGGACTTCTACAGCATTTTATAATCTTCCTTTCATTACGGAgttatatttcttttcttcttataCGTATGAAGTACGTTATGAAGATTGGATACGTATGAAGTGACTAATACATGTATATTAATGCTAACTATTCTATATCCTCTATTAAAAACTTTGTAAAATATCAGTTAGATATTAGCTAAAGTATATATTAAAAACCCCAATGGTGGAGGAAGGATAGAATAAGGCTTACTATTAAGTTAGATTCTATTAAGAACCAATTAAACCGGACTAAACTTAACGAAACCCCAATTTGACAAATCCAATGACACGGAACAGCCCAAAAGCTTTTCATTGACTGTGTTGACTAATTTTGTTCGATGCTCGTATATACGATCTGCCGGGGTACGCGATAAACGGATGATACAACCGTGCTGCCGCCCTACCGTTCTAATGTCCTTTCGGTACCCCACCAAAGCCCGTCAGTTTAGGGCTGTTGCGTTCGGACTTGATGCTGGAGACGCGGTGTGACGACGAATGCAGCGAGCGGACGCGCGCCTTTAACGCATACTGCTGCTGGAAACAGGTGGAAATCAACACGATCGCCTCGGGTTTCGGTCATCTCGGGCCCTCaagcaaatatttacaaaGGTTTTTACATCAACCATACTTAGCTACCTTTCTCCTTCTTCTGTTTCCCTCTCTAATGTCCACCCCTAGAGTACAGTGTTGCGTTGTACAGTTCTTACCCTACCGTATACTTGTGCATCTAGttgtggttatttttttacctCCCCTCTTTCTGCTAAtgacattatttacattttattgcaacCCCCACTACTACCACCGCCTAGTATCCCTTTTATCATATTGTTTTAGTGTTCCACGTACTGGAGGTAGTGTTGGGTCGTGAGTGAAGAAGCTACCTCAATCGTGTAGCTCAACTAACTGAGGGAGCTTAGCTTATTTTTATGTTCCAGAGCATAAAAATTGGTAGCTCAAAACTCAAACGAGCGTAATGAGCGATACATCTCAAACAACCGAATTTAAATCTCTTCAAAAGAACGACTTGAACGTCAAACTAAATTTCTTTTAACTTTAATGCGTTTTTTAACTTCATCGCTCAGTTCGTGCATCACTCTCGTTCGCGCACTATCGTTCAACGCTCGTTTGAGCTTTGAACAGCTCAATCAAATCAAGCTACCGGACCCAACACTAATTGGAGAGGTGCTCAAGATAATCAGGCTCATATATAACTGTCTCGTCTTGTCTTCAGtagaatgttttgcttttccatcaTAATGTCCTATTTTCGGTTATAGCGGTCATCTGTCTAGCTTTAGCGTGTTGTTTCGTTAGCTATTTGCTGCATTGCAACAGTGTCGCGAACATCTTTCTTGTAGGGATGCTGGCTTGAAACATCTGTCTTGATAATATGCTCTCTTTTGAACTCTGAATAGCTTAGCTGATCTTGTTAGGAATCGCACGTTTATATTCCAAATTGAATAGCATTAGGTAATCTTGGAGCTGGAGGAGGAGTTCTCACACATTTTAAAGTGTCGCTTTAATGCTTTTCTTCATCGCACAAAATGTTGCTTCTTTCCGCTCATAAATGGTAAAGGGTTTATCGATTCGATTTTTAATAGAGTTCGTGCTTTGCGTTTTCCCCCCTCGCGAGCATTTGAGTTGCGTAACCTAATTTTTCGGAGATTTGTTGACTTGTTTTGCGCAATTGGAAGGTTATTCCGTTATCAAttctgaaagaaaaaaaatcactagCTTATTTATGTAGGCTCATTCGGAATTTATGCGAAATCATAAAGTACACCAATAGTGGCGTCAAATTACAAAGCTAAAATTTCTACTTCATCTTCTATTTGTACGTCTAAAATTGGAAAGTTCGAACGTAGTAATTTTAacatgcaataaataaataagaactAAAAAACGACGTCCTGCTgcaatatgaaaaaaaaacccttcaacGTTAGtccaatataaaaaaaaaaacatgatttcaTTACTGctttaaacataatttgcaAATAGGTCCTATTTAAACTTATTTAAACattccatgtgtgtgtgtttttttattttctattccgGATTGCATTGGATGATCGAAatattttcgttgttttttttttcaatacatCGCAGTTCTATGTAAAGTTGTGTGTATTAAATCAGCATATTTGtcacagtgtttgttttttctttctctaccAGCATCACTATATTAGTTCGTGCCATAGTTTGGTTGGGTTTGGTAACTGacataacatattttaatcgaaaaaaaaaaacaaagcaacgtCCCAAGAATTACCATTActgtaattttaattttgccaACAAAACTCAACAATAGTCATCCAGGCGCATCTCAAACGCCTTTTGTGAATTGATAGCAAAATCCCTACTCCGGATGTCACCTTGTTCGAGTTAATTAGCTTGTGTTACGTTAGACTCTTTTGTTCGTCTGTGCCCTGTTTTGCAATAGCCTGTACTCTATTTCGGCTCTTTCTGCTTTGCTGAATGCtctttcgtttggttttgtgcaTGACCTGTACACCGAGcagtgctgttgttgttctatTTCAGTAATAACCATACACATACCACCAATCTCATCtgatgtttatttgtttaatgattAAATTCATCGTTAATCTATTAATTGTTAGAAGTTTAATACATTATCGTTGGTTTGAACACGTTCGATACGTTCTTCTGTTCTAACTTGTATGGATGCTTCTTGTTCTGGTCACAAACTGTACGGAGCTTTTGTCGTTTAACAACACCTCCATCATGATGTTCCTGTTCTGTAACGGAATGTAACGATTTGATATGGTTACAGCCCAAACATCATCGCTACTGTACTTCCTGCGGTCTTGATATTCTCCTTCGGGCAGACCTCTACCCGTCCATCCTTTACGGCAGTTTTAAAACCTTTGTTTTGACCATTTGCTCGCGGGCGCGCAGAACCGAAATTCGACGCAATACGTGTAACACATGCTCTACCTGCCATCGTTCTGCGAATGAACTCAACTGCTAACGCCAAGAATtcggaaaattaataaatcgaaccaaaaatgaaaaacaaatagaatagAACGGCAACCAAACACAATTCGTCCCTCTTTTCTTAACCCTCTTTTTGCAGACCGTAACGCTTGCACTACTGCGGTCAGACTATTTGCCCAACTTTTCGGATGCCATCAAGCAGGTGGAGATAAACACGATCGCCTCCAGCTTCGGCGGTATTTCGACCATTATGACACCGCTGCATAGGTACATTCTAAAACACAACCCTCCAATGACTTTCACTTTAATTTCCTTCCGTGGGGTTTTCTAGCGTTTAAATTAATCTCTGTCCCTCCCGCTGTCTTATTTCAATCGGTTTCCTTAATGTTAATCGTTCTAACTTGTGTGTTTTCTGTGTTGTGCTTGTTGTTGGTTCTGTTGATAATGTTTGCATGCACGATTGGTATACAaatttttaggtttttttaatgtttatagACTGCGTACAACTATCTAACTTACGCGCACTGACATAATAATACTCTCCTCacattgtttgctattttgcaccattttattttgcacgTAACTAAACGTAATATTTAAGCTTGCTTGCTGTTGTTAATTGCACATTGCACATTGAAGAAATTCCGACCTACTGTGCAGTGATGGGAAACGTtcggaagaaaaaagaacggaGCGAATTCGTTTATCCCCTGAAAGGAGTGGAACCGCTCCAACAGCGATATTTGGAGCGTCGTTCAAAAGAGCGATATTTGCTCCGGCATTGAACGAGCTACACGATCGCGCTGATGAAAGGATCATCTTTGATGAGGTGTTTAAAGACAACTCTGATAAGAGTCAACTGTGTCTCCGTCGCCTTTTCGTGCATGATCGATTGAtttaattgaaacataaattaaaaatgaaatatgttgCATACCTACAGGCCAAGACCAAGGTTCCACACCACAATCGTGGGAGGAGAGAATTCATTCATCCATACTAATATTACTAACACAATCGTTCTGTGTAATTAAATCTCGTCTCTTACGTTAAATCCCGTCtaaatttttctttaaatttactAACCTGTTTTGTCcttttgtaaaaattgtaaaaaaaaaaacagaatgaaaatgaaaattttgggTGTGTCTGGATAGACTATTtcaagagttttttttgtctgcttgaaaggaaaaatcttTTGAGCAAGTGTTAAAAGATCCAGCGAGTACATTGTAATGCCTAtattaagcatttttttttgtaaataaaacaaagtatTTAGATGTGATAATAGTAAATCTTGGGACCGTTAATACAGTATTTGTTGTTTCTATCTACCTTCTATTCTTCTATCTATATTTCTTAGTTAATGTAAACTTTTATGTTAAATAACAAAGTTAATCATGCTGGAGTAGTTTGGTTTAGTACATAATAATTGTAGTAAACGTTCCAATTTAATCAAGTTTATCATTTCTCTATTTTCACatccatttctttttcttttgcactgtACCACGTTTGCTCCTTAATAACCAGGCCTTATCGcgtgtattattttattgtaatttaagGTGTTTGTATAGTTGTACTAGTTGTACTAATCAAACCTTTTGTTTAGTGTTCATGTgtagtttctttttattttttttatcatatccTAAACTGTGACTAattgttgtaattattttcttttttaattctgAATTCGTTTAAAATGCTTGCTGTTCGGGGAATTTTACACCCAATTTAGCTATGTATTGACGGAACTCggacaacaagaaaagctGGTTAATGTAAGTATATGGATGAATCGAGTGGCTGCTGATTCAGTATTTATATCATACGCTTTTGCTTTTAGTTGCCGGAAAACAACGCCCTGTCCGGACTGTGCGATGCGATGGTTGAGGCGTGGAAGTTACAGGCCCGTCCGTCGGCCGCCATCCTGTTTATCGTGGAGGACGTCACGTACAACATCTGCGATCAGCGCTTTCACGAGTTCTACATCCGTGAGACGTACCCGCACGTAGCTGTTATTCGGCGTACGCTAACACAGATCAGTCAGACTGGGAGCCTTGGCTCTAGGAAGGAGCTGCTGATCGGCGGTACCGAAGTGAGTGTCGTGTACTTCCGGGCCGGGTACGAACCGGGCCACTACCACGGCCAGTCCGAGTGGGACGCCCGGTTGTTGATTGAGCGTTCGCTTGCCATCAAGTGCCCTTCGATCCAGTACCATCTGGCCGGTACGAAGAAGGTCCAGCAGGCGCTTGCGAAACCGGACGTGTTGCGTCGCTTCGTGTGTGACGAGACAAAGATTGAGGCGATCCGGGACATTTTTACCGGACTGTACTCGCTCGACCAGGACGAGGGCGGCGATGAGGCGGTACAGCTCGCGCTGGCCGACCCGGAGCGGTTCGTGCTGAAGCCGCAGCGCGAAGGAGGAGGTAACAACGTGTACGGTGCAGACATTCCGGTAGCGCTGAAGGCGATGAGTAACGATGAACGGTCCGCTTGGATACTGATGGAGCGCATCTTTCCACCGCTGTCGACCGGGTACATGATCCGACCGAATgggccatcaccaccaacaatGGTCCAGCTCGTATCGGAACTGGGCATCTTCGGTACCATTATCGGGTAGGTGTAAcagtaaaagtattttattaGCGGCAtagcattttaatttttcaccgtTTCTCATTACCAGCTCGAAGGAGAGCGTGCTGTACAACAAGCAAGTAGGACATATGCTGCGCACGAAGTTGTCTTCATCGAATGAGGGAGGCGTCGCGGCAGGATCGGGTGCACTGGACAGTCCGTATCTTATCGATTAACCCTGTAACCATGCTTGTCAATATTATATCTTTTCAATTATTATCAAATATCATGATTGCAATAATATTGTTTGATGTCAGGTTTATGATGcgagatgaaagaaaaatgttcgAAAGGCTTTGGACGCTGTATAGagttgaaaaagtgaaatcaaactcttttcaaacatttcctAAAAAAACTATCCACATTGCAAAATATTGATCGTTCATTACTGTTTGAAACATAACTTAGCCTTCAAAAGTAAGAATTAATGGAGGTGAACTTAGCCATTTTAAACTCCTACAAGCAAGTTACGTCTAATAAGTGATATTTTTATGGACTTTTGACAATATAATCGATTCTAACAGCTTAGCAGCGCCGCTATAGCGGTTACCCGCTTTTTAAATTGATTCCCATCGTATTTAAGTTGATCGAATGTAAACGTATAAAATTTCCGAAATgtagataaaaaaatgcatcgtGTGTGATAGCCTTAAGCGCTTCAAGCATCATTAGCTGTCAACGGATGAATCTCGATTCTACTCTTCCTTTTTCCGAAAGTGAGATagcagaaagaaagagagcgatTACCTGATTCATTGCACTGCTATTCTCATCTGTATCCGGCTATACGCGTATGGAATCTCAATTTTTCCCCAAATAAATCATATTTACAATCTAATAAATGGTTATTACTTTAACGTCCCGTTCAGAAGCAATAAATGAAAATCtcgaatattttattgctgttATTAAAAAGAGTTTCTATTATAAGTTATTCACAGGTTCCAAAAAAATGTCATCTTGTGCAGATTTTGAACTCGTGACAAGAAATTCgagatcgaaaaaaaaccgtttttctttttctcacaAATCATAGCATAAGATCGTTTGCGCCTTGAGAATG
This sequence is a window from Anopheles marshallii chromosome X, idAnoMarsDA_429_01, whole genome shotgun sequence. Protein-coding genes within it:
- the LOC128707767 gene encoding glutathione synthetase-like, which translates into the protein MSAPTKTLQPCIPLPLGEAQLLDLVEKAKDWAIMHGAAMRSKQDFNPDALLFAPFILTPSSFPRKEFLKAVNLQPLLNELIHAVAHDSQFLLSTLSSTEKVDEFTRSLITIYRTVLSEGIAQPVSLGLLRSDLMLETRCDDECSERTRAFNAYCCWKQVEINTIASGFGHLGPSSKYLQSYVLTELGQQEKLVNLPENNALSGLCDAMVEAWKLQARPSAAILFIVEDVTYNICDQRFHEFYIRETYPHVAVIRRTLTQISQTGSLGSRKELLIGGTEVSVVYFRAGYEPGHYHGQSEWDARLLIERSLAIKCPSIQYHLAGTKKVQQALAKPDVLRRFVCDETKIEAIRDIFTGLYSLDQDEGGDEAVQLALADPERFVLKPQREGGGNNVYGADIPVALKAMSNDERSAWILMERIFPPLSTGYMIRPNGPSPPTMVQLVSELGIFGTIIGSKESVLYNKQVGHMLRTKLSSSNEGGVAAGSGALDSPYLID